A genomic stretch from Sebastes fasciatus isolate fSebFas1 chromosome 23, fSebFas1.pri, whole genome shotgun sequence includes:
- the dnajc2 gene encoding dnaJ homolog subfamily C member 2, with translation MLLEAMDGDETVVFTSAAASVQIEVEPVGRWFEAYLKRRNRNASVSFQELEEEEVSSEESEDEDFQLEEYPMLRTLDPKDWKNQDHYSVLGLPHLRYKATQKQIKTAHKAIVLKHHPDKRKAGGEQIVEGDNDYFTCITKAIEILSDPVKRRAFDSVDPTFDNAVPSKNEGKENFSEVFSPVFERNARWSSKKHVPKLGNMESTFEEVDNFYSFWYNFDSWREFSYLDEEEKEKAECRDERRWIEKQNRASRAQRKKEEMNRMRTLVDTAYSLDPRIKKFKDEEKARKEAEKKAKVEAKKREQEEKERARQAELDAARLAKEKEEEEAKQVAQQAKKEKEIQKKAFKKERQKLRTTCKNWNYFTEEESDSVRMMEEVEKLCDRLELTSLQSLNEIMASGSKEDSKVAVEKQVQEVNAQLQREKDAEVQMRQAARSAEQASAGGGAGGKGWNEEDLQLLIKAVNLFPAGTNARWEVIANYMNLHSTSGMKRTAKDVINKAKNLQRLDPGQKDEINRKAFEKFKKEHACVAPTIDNAVPSERFDGAGSDSNAASWTTEEQKLLEQALKTYPVSTSERWEKIAAAVPGRTKKDCMKRYKELVEMVKAKKAAQEVGGKSKK, from the exons ATGTTGTTGGAAGCGATGGACGGTGATGAGACGGTTGTCTTCACTTCTGCTGCCG CCTCTGTGCAGATCGAGGTGGAGCCGGTGGGTCGATGGTTCGAGGCCTACTTGAAGAGGAGGAACAGGAACGCGTCTGTCTCCTtccaggagctggaggaggaagaggtgtcCTCAGAGGAGTCGGAGGATGAAGACTTTCAGCTGGAAGAGTACCCGATGCTCCGAACACTCGACCCCAAAGACTGGAAG AATCAAGATCACTATTCTGTCCTCGGGCTCCCACACTTGAGGTACAAAGCCACACAGAAACAGATCAAAACTGCCC ACAAAGCGATCGTGTTGAAGCACCATCCTGACAAGAGGAAAGCTGGTGGAGAGCAGATCGTAGAGGGAGACAATGATTACTTTACCTGTATAACTAAAG CTATAGAAATCCTGTCAGACCCCGTGAAGAGGAGAGCCTTCGATAGCGTAGATCCTACCTTCGACAACGCCGTGCCTTCAAAGAACGAAGGCAAAGAAAACTTTTCCGAGGTGTTTTCTCCCGTTTTCGAGAGAAATGCCAGATGGTCTTCCAAAAAGCACGTGCCCAAGCTCGGAAACATGGAGTCCACTTTCGAAGAAGTCGACAATTTTTACTCTTTTTG GTACAACTTTGACTCATGGAGGGAATTCTCATACCTGGatgaagaggaaaaggaaaaggctGAGTG TCGAGATGAGAGGAGATGGATTGAAAAGCAGAATCGAGCCTCCAGAGctcagaggaagaaggaggagatgaaCAGAATGCGAACACTAGTTG ATACTGCCTACAGCTTAGACCCTAGAATAAAGAAATTCAAAGACGAAGAAAAAGCCAGGAAGGAGGCTGAGAAGAAGGCTAAAGTTGAAGCCaagaagagagagcaggaggagaaggagcgA GCCCGGCAGGCGGAGCTGGACGCCGCTCGTTTGGCGaaggagaaggaagaagaagaggccaAGCAGGTAGCTCAGCAGGccaagaaagagaaggagattCAGAAGAAGGCCTTCAAGAAGGAGAGGCAGAAACTCAGGACGACCTGCAAG AACTGGAATTACTTCACTGAGGAGGAATCTGACAGTGTGAGAATGatggaggaagtggagaagcTCTGTGATCGTCTGGAGCTGACGAG CCTGCAGTCTCTGAATGAAATCATGGCCTCAGGCTCAAAAGAGGACAGCAAGGTAGCCGTGGAGAAGCAG GTGCAGGAGGTGAACGCTCAGCTGCAGAGGGAGAAGGATGCTGAGGTCCAGATGAGGCAGGCGGCTCGAAGCGCTGAGCAGGCCAgcgcaggaggaggagcaggcgGGAAGGGCTGGAACGAGGAAGACCTTCAGCTGCTCATCAAAGCTGTCAACCTGTTCCCTGCTGGGACCAACGCCAG ATGGGAAGTTATTGCCAACTATATGAACCTACACTCCACCAGTGGCATGAAGAGGACGGCCAAAGACGTCATCAACAAAGCCAAGAATCTACAACGACTAG ATCCGGGGCAGAAAGACGAGATAAACAGAAAAGCATTTGAGAAGTTCAAGAAGGAACATGCTTGTGTAGCGCCCACCATAGACAACGCTGTGCCCTCAGAGAGATTTGATG GCGCCGGTAGCGACAGTAATGCTGCCTCCTGGACCACAGAGGAACAGAAGCTTCTTGAACAAGCCCTGAAGACCTACCCGGTCAGCACATCTGAGCGGTGGGAGAAGATCGCTGCTGCTGTCCCAGGACGAACCAAGAAAGACTGTATGAAGAGGTACAAG GAACTGGTGGAGATGGTTAAAGCCAAGAAAGCCGCACAGGAAGTCGGAGGCAAGAGTAAAAAATGA
- the pmpcb gene encoding mitochondrial-processing peptidase subunit beta, producing MAASSQRFTSAGRFLLQRHLLKTKPLLRLPAGSHRLLATQAAQQVALNVPETKVTTLENGLRVSSEDAGNTTCTVGLWIDAGSRYENERNNGTAHFLEHMAFKGTRKRSQLDLELEIENMGAHLNAYTSREQTVYYAKAFSKDLPRAVEILADIIQNSTLGEAEIERERGVILREMQEVETNLQEVVFDYLHATAYQSTALGRTILGPTENIKTINRGDLVEYITTHYKGPRIVLAAAGGVSHDELNDLAKYHFGKLPGRYKGEAPAVPECHFTGSEIRVRDDKMPLAHIAIAVEAVGWSHPDTIPLMVANTLIGNWDRSFGGGVNLSSKLAQMACQGNLCHSFQSFNTCYTDTGLWGLYMVCEPGTINEMMHFTQMEWMSLCTSVTESEVARAKNLLKTNMLLHLDGSTPICEDIGRQMLCYSRRIPLHELEARIDAIDATTIKDVCTKYIFNKAPAIAAVGPIEQLPDYNQIRSGMFWMKP from the exons ATGGCAGCGTCCTCACAGCGCTTCACGTCTGCTGGCAGATTTCTCCTTCAAAGACATTTATTGAAGACAAAACCTTTACTCAGG CTCCCAGCTGGATCACACAGACTGTTGGCCACTCAGGCTGCTCAGCAGGTGGCTCTCAATGTCCCTGAAACCAAGGTGACCACTTTAGAGAACGGACTGCGGGTGTCTTCTGAGGACGCTGGAAACACCACCTGCACG GTGGGTCTCTGGATAGACGCCGGCAGTCGCTACGAGAACGAGAGAAATAATGGCACCGCACATTTCCTGGAACATATGGCATTTAAG GGCACCAGGAAGCGCTCCCAGCTGGATCTGGAGTTGGAGATCGAGAACATGGGGGCTCACCTGAACGCCTACACATCCCGAGAGCAAACTGTGTATTACGCCAAAGCTTTCTCTAAAGATCTTCCACGAG CTGTGGAGATCCTGGCTGACATCATCCAGAACAGCACCCTGGGTGAGGCGGAGATCGAGAGGGAGCGAGGGGTGATCCTCAGAGAGATGCAGGAAGTGGAGACCAATCTGCAGGAAGTGGTCTTTGATTACCTGCATGCTACCGCGTACCAGTCCACAGCTCTGGGCAGGACCATCCTGGGCCCCACCGAGAACATCAA GACGATCAACAGAGGAGACCTGGTGGAGTACATCACCACTCACTACAAAGGCCCCAGAATAgtgctggctgctgctggag GAGTTTCACATGATGAGCTCAATGATTTGGCCAAGTATCATTTTGGAAAACTTCCTGGCAGATATAAAGGTGAAGCCCCGGCTGTTCCTGAATGCCACTTCACAGGAAGTGAG ATCCGCGTGCGTGACGACAAGATGCCTCTGGCTCACATCGCCATCGCAGTGGAGGCGGTTGGATGGTCACACCCCGACACCATCCCCCTCATGGTGGCAAACACACTTATTGGGAACTGGGACCGCTCGTTTGGCGGAGGTGTG AATCTGTCCAGTAAACTGGCTCAGATGGCCTGTCAGGGGAACCTGTGCCACAGCTTCCAGTCCTTCAACACCTGCTACACAGACACAGGCCTGTGGGGTCTCTACATGGTGTGTGAGCCCGGCACCATCAACGAAATGATGCACTTCACTCAGATGGAATG GATGTCTCTTTGCACGAGTGTGACGGAGAGCGAAGTGGCACGGGCCAAGAACCTGCTCAAGACCAACATGCTCCTGCATCTCGACG GATCCACCCCGATCTGTGAGGACATCGGCAGACAGATGCTGTGCTACAGTCGCAGGATCCCTCTGCATGAGCTGGAAGCCAGAATTGAC GCTATCGACGCCACAACCATCAAGGACGTGTGTACCAAATATATCTTCAACAAGGCTCCTGCCATCGCAGCAGTTG gTCCGATTGAACAGCTGCCCGACTACAACCAGATCCGCAGTGGAATGTTCTGGATGAAACCCTGA
- the phax gene encoding phosphorylated adapter RNA export protein: MEGDLEDGELSGSGSDAEMGTAAAQPRPQVPEAFSARSFHDRAAAQRSAAAYRSTGRTVESSDSDPDTSDEEAAVWRKKRQKVSNAPQQPPACTPQPTRMCVPVSIPVSGAQGGRKVNNIWGSVVQDQCQDAITAELGIFGMEGEVSMSSRNVETYNFVLARKIMEKERQMEKEATEDGEVSMLDAQLEEYMKDRGSEERPGGDAKRKRSAKERLGPRAEMDIKGRYEITEDDPDDKVTDEIAHRLHEPKKDLIERVVSAIGKKKAIELLGETATLEESGGVYTMDGSRRRTPGGVYLNLLKNTPSISKSQIRKIFIEEHQKECKSKKAAQKRRRHMVAKKMKQAIGTLNLQEHDDVSRETFASDTNEALESLEEAAEEEEEGQEEAAVGTEETAAVVYNSADLEVF, encoded by the coding sequence ATGGAAGGTGATCTGGAGGATGGAGAGCTCTCTGGGTCCGGCTCGGACGCCGAGATGGGAACTGCTGCAGCACAACCTCGACCCCAGGTTCCTGAAGCCTTCAGCGCTCGGTCCTTCCACGACAGGGCCGCTGCGCAGCGCTCTGCAGCCGCCTACCGCAGCACCGGGAGGACAGTGGAGTCCAGCGACAGCGACCCGGACACGTCGGACGAGGAGGCGGCTGTTTGGCGAAAGAAACGCCAGAAAGTCTCCAACGCTCCCCAGCAGCCTCCTGCATGCACCCCGCAGCCGACGCGCATGTGCGTCCCCGTCTCCATTCCCGTCTCTGGCGCACAGGGAGGCCGCAAGGTGAACAACATCTGGGGCTCTGTGGTGCAGGATCAGTGCCAGGATGCCATCACTGCAGAGCTGGGCATATTCGGCATGGAAGGGGAAGTCAGCATGTCCAGCAGAAACGTGGAGACTTACAACTTTGTCCTGGCGCGTAAGATCATGGAGAAGGAGAGGCAGATGGAGAAAGAGGCAACTGAGGATGGAGAGGTGAGCATGCTGGACGCCCAGCTGGAGGAGTACATGAAGGACCGGGGCTCGGAGGAGAGGCCGGGAGGTGATGCCAAGAGGAAGAGGTCAGCTAAGGAGAGACTGGGCCCCAGGGCGGAGATGGACATCAAGGGCCGGTATGAGATCACAGAGGATGACCCTGATGATAAGGTGACAGATGAGATAGCACACAGGCTGCATGAGCCTAAAAAGGACCTGATAGAGCGCGTCGTGAGCGCCATCGGAAAGAAAAAAGCCATAGAGCTGCTGGGAGAGACCGCCACGCTGGAGGAAAGCGGTGGCGTGTACACAATGGATGGCAGCAGGCGACGGACGCCCGGCGGGGTGTACCTCAACCTGCTGAAGAACACGCCCAGCATCAGCAAGTCCCAGATCAGGAAGATCTTCATCGAGGAGCACCAGAAAGAGTGCAAGAGCAAGAAGGCTGCGCAGAAGAGGAGGCGGCACATGGTGGCCAAGAAGATGAAGCAGGCCATCGGCACGCTGAACCTGCAGGAGCACGACGACGTCTCCAGGGAGACTTTCGCCAGCGATACCAATGAGGCCTTGGAGTCGTTGGAGGAGGCTgcggaagaggaagaggagggtcaGGAGGAAGCTGCTGTGGGCACTGAGGAGACGGCAGCGGTGGTCTACAACTCTGCAGACCTGGAGGTCTTCTGA